In the Psychromicrobium lacuslunae genome, ACCATTAATGGTCACCGAGGCCAGCGAGGCGAAATTCTCCCGGTGCAAGATCTCTCGACCAGCCACGAAGCCGTCGATCTTCGAGGCCGGCCCCACCACGGTGACCGCACCGCCGCGGATGTTTTCCGCGTCATCGTCAATGATGATCTTGCCCTTATCAATCACGATTACATGTTCTAGCAAATTCGAAACCTCATCGATCAAATGTGAGGAGAGCACGATGGTGCGCGGGTGCTCGGCGTAATCCTCTACCAAGCGGTCGTAGAAGAGCTGTCGCGCCACTGCGTCGAGCCCTAAGTACGGTTCGTCGAAGAAAGTTAGCTCGGCCCGCGAGGCGAGGCCAATAATGACGCCGACCGCCGAAAGCTGACCACGTGAAAGCTTCTTGATCCGACGGTTCAACGGCAACTGAAAATCTTCCACCAGTCGATCCGCCAGTTCCTGATCCCAGTTCTCGAAGAACAGCTTTGCGGAAGCAAAAGCATGCTTGGGCCGGAAGTCATCCGGATATTTCTGCGATTCCCTAATAAAGCAGATCCGGCTGAGGATCTTATCGTTTTCGTAAGGGTCACCGCCGAAAACTTCAATCTCACCACTGGAGCGGAACCCTTGCGCAGTCAGAATCGACATGATGGTGGTCTTACCCGCGCCGTTGCGTCCTAAAAGACCATAGATTTTGTTCGGCTGCAACTCAAAGCTGACAGAATCCAATGCCTTGAAGTCGCGATAATTCTTGCTCAGATTTCGAACTTTCACCACCGCACTGTTGGCGTGTTGAGTTACCTCATTCATGATCTCGCTGCCCCTTCTACCGCTTCCTGCGGTTGTTCCGACTGAGCACCGTCCCTGGTGATCATCTCGGCAAGTTGTTTACTGTCAATGCCTAATTTGCGAGCTTCTACTCGCAGTGGCGCTACGTATTGTTGATAAAACTTCTCGCGTCTGCGCGCAATCAAGATGCCCCTCGCTCCGGTTGCTACGAACATGCCAATTCCTCGTCGCTTGTACAGAATGCCGTCATCGACCAGCAGGTTGACCCCCTTGGCCGCGGTTGCGGGATTGATCCGATGGAACGAGGCGAACTCATTGGTCGAGGGCACCTGAGTTTCCTCGGCAAAACTGCCCTCGACAATTTCGTTCTCTATCAGCTCCGCAATCTGCAGGAAGATTGGCTTATCGTTATCGATCACGAATCCCCCTTTCAGAACAGGCCAAGCTAGTTACTTGGTTAGCCGGTTCATTACTCATGTAACTAACCTAGAGATAATCCTCCACGTTGTCAACTATTTTGCGTTCCTCCCCCGAGCGGGAGAGCATGAAGTGTGCAGCAAACAGTCCAGGTCAGTGCGGTGGCGATTTTCAACCAGCAGGGTGAATTGCTCACGGTACGGAAACGCGGCACCGCCAAATTCCAGCTGCCGGGCGGCAAGGCCGACCCGGGCGAAACGGCAGAACAAGCCGCCCTTCGTGAGGTCAGCGAAGAAGTCGGCCTCGAGCTTTCGATCGATCAGCTAAGCTATCTAGGCCATTGGCTTGGCGAAGCGGCCAATCAGGACGCTGATCTGGTCAGCGCCGAAGTTTTCCTCGCCTCCGGAGAGCATCAAGCCACCGCCCAGGCGGAAATCGCCGAGCTGCGTTGGATTCCGCTCAACACAGCAGCCAACGCCGATCTAGCCCCGCTTATCGCTCTTTTTCTGCTGCCCCTGCTGCGCCTGAAGGCTTCGCCTGCGTCGCTGCCGACCGAGCAGCAGTAATGCCCGCTTGAACTCGTTTCTCCAGGGCAGCTAGGGCCTCGTCCGGCAGCACGATCAATCCGTCAAGTTCCTTACGCGTCCGCTCGTAGGCCAGCTGTCGCTCAGCTGGGG is a window encoding:
- a CDS encoding NUDIX hydrolase, with the translated sequence MQQTVQVSAVAIFNQQGELLTVRKRGTAKFQLPGGKADPGETAEQAALREVSEEVGLELSIDQLSYLGHWLGEAANQDADLVSAEVFLASGEHQATAQAEIAELRWIPLNTAANADLAPLIALFLLPLLRLKASPASLPTEQQ
- a CDS encoding GntR family transcriptional regulator, yielding MIDNDKPIFLQIAELIENEIVEGSFAEETQVPSTNEFASFHRINPATAAKGVNLLVDDGILYKRRGIGMFVATGARGILIARRREKFYQQYVAPLRVEARKLGIDSKQLAEMITRDGAQSEQPQEAVEGAARS
- a CDS encoding ABC transporter ATP-binding protein, whose amino-acid sequence is MNEVTQHANSAVVKVRNLSKNYRDFKALDSVSFELQPNKIYGLLGRNGAGKTTIMSILTAQGFRSSGEIEVFGGDPYENDKILSRICFIRESQKYPDDFRPKHAFASAKLFFENWDQELADRLVEDFQLPLNRRIKKLSRGQLSAVGVIIGLASRAELTFFDEPYLGLDAVARQLFYDRLVEDYAEHPRTIVLSSHLIDEVSNLLEHVIVIDKGKIIIDDDAENIRGGAVTVVGPASKIDGFVAGREILHRENFASLASVTINGQLSPAERGRANELGLELAPVSLQQLVVRKTINSSAEDFAEKAEQEVLAKEASR